In the Pygocentrus nattereri isolate fPygNat1 chromosome 19, fPygNat1.pri, whole genome shotgun sequence genome, one interval contains:
- the si:dkey-7l6.3 gene encoding zinc finger protein 235 yields MANYRAFHTQLATIMETLTRAAVAEICELVDDGYAILHTEISRHQKENEELRRKLQLIESIVAARGYGDERAASRDSRCDGAVCEAAASRKNCGSRESSSRRAMAESRESEERGPVTLHVKEEGQEARGDDDDDLDGEAVALVAHSSDGEVVELSAQDGPSDTHSINDDVHILADTHSPNPYANTLTESLSHTEESQHSSVDLTASDEPLCSFNTHADADPLSDTHSDSTGHGRPFSDKLCVKREPLVCEDLDLTLDWNTHSVRNSLSHSHTTAGMGTDTLAAHSSPLYAAQHLVALGNVAGLGLFGGRGSLRGGGVGVGGKRHFICSICGKSFTTAQSLDTHTRIHTGERPYRCEQCGKRFTQSGHLTAHQTVHTGERPYECTHCGKRFAGKQYLRIHTKKHHPES; encoded by the exons atGGCGAACTACCGGGCGTTTCACACCCAGCTCGCGACCATTATGGAGACCCTGACTCGCGCGGCAGTGGCGGAAATCTGCGAGCTCGTGGACGACGGCTACGCGATTTTACACACGGAGATTTCTCGGCACCAGAAGGAGAACGAAGAACTGCGACGGAAACTTCAGCTAATCGAGTCTATCGTGGCGGCTCGAGGGTACGGTGACGAGCGAGCGGCGTCCCGTGATAGCCGCTGTGACGGGGCGGTGTGTGAGGCAGCGGCGAGTAGGAAAAACTGTGGAAGCAGAGAGTCGTCGAGCCGTCGCGCCATGGCAGAG TCACGTGAATCAGAAGAGCGGGGACCCGTTACACTGCACGTTAAAGAGGAAGGTCAGGAGGCACGAGGCG atgatgatgatgatcttgATGGGGAGGCAGTTGCCTTGGTAGCACACAGTTCTGACGGTGAAGTGGTGGAGCTCTCAGCGCAAGATGGCCCATCAGACACACATTCCATAAATGATGATGTTCACATACTTGCAGACACACACTCCCCGAACCCTTatgcaaacacactcacagaatCACTCTCACATACTGAAGAGTCCCAACACTCCAGCGTGGACCTCACTGCCTCAGATGAACCCCTCTGTTCCTTTAACACCCACGCTGATGCCGACCCACTCTCTGATACGCACTCTGACAGCACTGGTCACGGCCGGCCCTTTTCAGATAAATTGTGCGTGAAGAGGGAGCCTTTGGTGTGTGAAGATTTGGATCTCACTTTGGACTGGAATACGCACTCTGTGCGTAATTCCCTGTCTCACTCCCACACCACCGCCGGAATGGGCACAGACACACTGGCAGCCCACAGTTCCCCACTCTATGCTGCACAACATCTGGTTGCTCTGGGAAACGTGGCAGGGCTTGGGCTGTTTGGGGGACGTGGCTCTTTGCGGGGAGGTGGAGTTGGTGTAGGTGGCAAGAGGCATTTCATCTGTTCAATCTGTGGAAAAAGCTTCACCACAGCGCAGAgcctagacacacacacacggatacACACGGGTGAGCGTCCGTACCGCTGTGAGCAGTGTGGCAAACGCTTCACCCAGTCTGGCCACCTCACAGCTCACCAGACTGTTCACACTGGAGAGAGACCGTATGAGTGCACACACTGTGGCAAACGCTTTGCCGGAAAACAATACCTCCGCATACACACCAAGAAACACCACCCAGAGTCCTGA